Proteins co-encoded in one Streptomyces sp. NBC_00091 genomic window:
- a CDS encoding helix-turn-helix domain-containing protein: protein MPHLAAVGPSDGLVRAGEERLAGEESARGAVRSERRKEILRQRREELGLSQEDVASRLRISVRAYGNWERGLVKEWTDRKLLALAEALEMSERQCFWLFRVMVDRDPPPTWRAAEENRLPQDPAQRDYLVDYAALMEAVPYPSFLVDHRWDVALTNSAFDRLFQSVRPHPTALPDDNFLRFVLFHPDAAAVLEDHEPAWCVPLLAQFATALAAAPEDEGLRSIRQEVARDPFMEAAYRYGVPHWLTTHGELAAEQDGAVRTVRHPDPGWGLVRCRMVAESSRMLEGMGLTRITLVLSAPQGLPTGPVRGGAGFPQQQGARLRAVPSLGE from the coding sequence GTGCCACATCTCGCAGCGGTGGGCCCGTCTGATGGCCTCGTCCGAGCCGGTGAGGAGCGCCTGGCGGGCGAGGAGTCCGCCCGCGGCGCAGTGCGGTCGGAGCGGCGCAAGGAGATTTTGCGCCAGCGCCGCGAAGAACTGGGCCTGAGCCAGGAGGACGTCGCGTCGCGGCTGCGCATCAGCGTGCGCGCGTACGGAAACTGGGAGCGCGGGCTCGTCAAGGAGTGGACGGACCGCAAACTCCTCGCCCTGGCCGAGGCCTTGGAGATGAGCGAGCGGCAGTGCTTCTGGCTGTTCCGGGTCATGGTCGACCGGGACCCGCCGCCCACCTGGCGCGCGGCCGAGGAGAACCGGCTGCCCCAGGACCCGGCCCAGCGCGACTACCTGGTCGACTACGCGGCCCTCATGGAGGCCGTGCCCTACCCGAGCTTCCTGGTGGACCACCGGTGGGACGTGGCCCTGACCAACTCGGCCTTCGACCGGCTGTTCCAGTCGGTCCGCCCGCATCCGACGGCCCTGCCGGACGACAACTTCCTGCGCTTCGTGCTGTTCCACCCGGACGCCGCGGCCGTGCTGGAGGACCACGAACCGGCCTGGTGCGTACCGCTCCTGGCCCAGTTCGCGACCGCGCTGGCCGCGGCCCCGGAGGACGAGGGCCTGCGGAGCATCCGTCAGGAGGTGGCCCGTGACCCGTTCATGGAGGCGGCCTACCGGTACGGCGTTCCGCACTGGCTGACCACCCACGGGGAGCTGGCCGCCGAACAGGACGGCGCGGTGCGGACGGTGCGCCACCCCGACCCCGGATGGGGTCTGGTGCGGTGCCGGATGGTGGCGGAATCCAGCCGCATGCTGGAGGGCATGGGCCTCACCCGGATCACCCTGGTGCTGTCGGCCCCGCAGGGTCTGCCGACCGGTCCCGTACGGGGCGGCGCCGGCTTCCCGCAGCAGCAGGGCGCGCGCCTGCGGGCCGTGCCGTCGCTGGGGGAATGA
- a CDS encoding NUDIX hydrolase — MATEHDIGPGTEPVRVVPQPHAIVGVGLIVLGPDGRVLLGQAHDGRWELPGGKVDPGENFEQAAARELAEETDLRADPGGIEVLAVQLYAGHGTTRLTAAALTRSAEGSPAVTEPHKIARWRWFAPDSIPDALYAPSAAVLRAWRPDLTSLPRVPSHDYPTPRETRQTRQTRQTR, encoded by the coding sequence ATGGCTACGGAACACGACATCGGACCTGGCACCGAACCCGTCCGGGTCGTCCCCCAGCCCCACGCCATCGTCGGCGTCGGGCTGATCGTGCTCGGCCCCGACGGCCGCGTGCTGCTGGGCCAGGCGCACGACGGCCGCTGGGAGCTGCCCGGCGGCAAGGTCGACCCCGGGGAGAACTTCGAGCAGGCCGCCGCCCGGGAGCTGGCCGAGGAGACGGACCTGCGGGCCGACCCCGGGGGCATCGAGGTGCTGGCGGTCCAGCTCTACGCGGGGCATGGCACGACCCGTCTGACGGCGGCCGCCCTCACCCGCTCGGCCGAGGGCAGCCCGGCCGTCACCGAGCCGCACAAGATCGCCCGCTGGCGGTGGTTCGCCCCGGACTCGATCCCCGACGCCCTCTACGCGCCCTCGGCGGCCGTCCTGCGCGCCTGGCGCCCCGACCTCACCTCCCTGCCACGCGTCCCCTCGCACGACTACCCCACCCCCCGCGAGACCCGCCAGACCCGCCAGACCCGCCAGACCCGCTAG
- the ligD gene encoding non-homologous end-joining DNA ligase: MGAAGGAIELEAGGRTVRLSSPDKVYFPERGLTKRDVAEYYLAVADGITRALRDRPTTLERYPDGVEGESFFQKRAPKNLPDWIPTAHIAFPSGRTADEICPTEPAAVLWAANLGCLTFHPWPVRREDTDRPDELRIDLDPQPGTDYHHAVAAAHELRALLEELGLRGWPKTSGGRGLHVFVPIAPRWTFTEVRRCAIALGRELERRMPGKVTTAWWKEERGERIFVDYNQTARDRTIASAYSVRPRPHAPVSAPLRWDEVDDAEPRDFDIVTMPARFAELGDLHADMDEHAFSLDAVLELAARDEHEHGLGDMPYPPDYPKMPGEPKRVQPSRAKHEDV, from the coding sequence ATGGGTGCTGCGGGTGGTGCGATCGAGCTCGAGGCCGGCGGGCGGACGGTGCGGCTGTCCAGCCCGGACAAGGTGTACTTCCCGGAGCGCGGCCTCACCAAGCGGGACGTCGCCGAGTACTACCTGGCCGTCGCCGACGGGATCACCCGCGCCCTGCGCGACCGCCCCACCACCCTGGAGCGGTACCCGGACGGGGTGGAGGGGGAGTCCTTCTTCCAGAAGCGCGCCCCGAAGAACCTGCCCGACTGGATCCCGACCGCGCACATCGCCTTCCCCAGCGGCCGCACGGCGGACGAGATCTGCCCGACCGAGCCGGCCGCCGTCCTGTGGGCCGCCAATCTGGGCTGCCTGACCTTCCACCCCTGGCCGGTGCGCCGCGAGGACACCGACCGGCCGGACGAACTGCGCATCGACCTGGACCCGCAGCCGGGCACCGACTACCACCACGCGGTGGCGGCCGCGCACGAACTGCGGGCCCTGCTGGAGGAGCTGGGGCTGCGCGGCTGGCCCAAGACCTCGGGCGGCCGGGGCCTGCACGTGTTCGTGCCGATCGCGCCGCGCTGGACCTTCACCGAGGTCCGCCGGTGCGCGATCGCCCTGGGCCGGGAGCTGGAGCGGCGGATGCCGGGCAAGGTCACCACGGCCTGGTGGAAGGAGGAGCGCGGCGAGCGGATCTTCGTCGACTACAACCAGACGGCGCGCGACCGGACCATCGCCTCGGCCTACTCCGTCCGCCCCCGCCCGCACGCCCCGGTCTCGGCGCCGCTGCGCTGGGACGAGGTGGACGACGCGGAGCCGCGCGACTTCGACATCGTGACGATGCCGGCGCGCTTCGCCGAGCTGGGCGATCTGCACGCCGACATGGACGAGCACGCCTTCAGCCTGGACGCCGTACTGGAACTGGCCGCCCGCGACGAACACGAGCACGGCCTGGGGGACATGCCCTACCCCCCGGACTACCCGAAGATGCCGGGCGAACCCAAGCGCGTCCAGCCGAGCCGCGCCAAGCACGAGGACGTGTGA
- a CDS encoding DHA2 family efflux MFS transporter permease subunit, whose translation MRRGGGAVRVRDVTTAPAVAAAPPVLDRRRRNVVFGTIMLGVLLAALDQTIVGTALPTIVADLGGAAHMAWVVTSYLLAETVATVLVGKFGDLFGRKVIFQISAVIFITGSFLCGLAGNMTLLILWRGVQGIGAGGLMVTSMALIADVVPLRERGKYQGAIGAVFGVATVIGPLLGGLFTDHLSWRWAFYVNVPIAVLVVAAAARTIPSVRAAGRPAIDYLGIALVAVGSSALILATSWGGNEYAWSSATVIGLFAAGALALALFCLAETRAAEPMLPMRLFRNPVFTVCSVLSFVVGFAMLGAMTFLPTYLQYVDGDSATLSGVRTLPLVIGLLIASVFSGNVTSKTGRYRIFPIAGCAVMGAGLYLLSLMGRGTGGWLESLYMFVLGAGIGLCMQVLTIAVQNTVDYADLGTATSGVTFFRTLGSAFGAAVFGTIYANSLKPELAAGVAEAARATGADPARLGAAAQSPQGVHGLDPAEAGPVIDAYADALHTVFLWTVPVAVVGFVVALFLKQVRLRDSARAGSTDIGDGFASPATASGDSAKLLELAVGKLVRNMGPDTARAIVHASDTRLDMAGAWAVMQVDLLTRTVGHARLGLIASRLSLPPEVLLPVFDRMVEEGFLTRQNGFFAHTAAGEREAAVISRAWADWLGDRLEQDRGRPRSEELRAAADAIAKRLLAEDLGEGNFAPRQVLRGS comes from the coding sequence ATGCGGCGCGGTGGGGGCGCTGTGAGAGTGCGAGATGTGACCACTGCCCCCGCCGTCGCCGCGGCGCCACCCGTGCTCGACCGGCGGCGGCGCAACGTCGTCTTCGGAACGATCATGCTGGGCGTGCTGCTGGCCGCGCTCGACCAGACGATCGTGGGCACCGCCCTGCCCACCATCGTGGCGGATCTCGGCGGCGCGGCCCACATGGCCTGGGTGGTGACCTCGTACCTGCTCGCGGAGACCGTCGCGACGGTGCTGGTGGGGAAGTTCGGCGACCTCTTCGGCCGGAAGGTCATCTTCCAGATCTCCGCCGTCATCTTCATCACCGGCTCGTTCCTGTGCGGCCTCGCAGGCAACATGACCCTGCTCATCCTGTGGCGCGGGGTGCAGGGCATCGGGGCCGGCGGCCTGATGGTCACCTCCATGGCACTGATCGCCGACGTGGTGCCGCTGCGCGAACGCGGCAAGTACCAGGGCGCCATCGGAGCCGTCTTCGGCGTCGCCACCGTCATCGGGCCGCTGCTGGGCGGACTGTTCACCGACCACCTGAGCTGGCGCTGGGCCTTCTACGTCAACGTCCCCATCGCCGTCCTGGTGGTCGCGGCGGCCGCCCGGACGATCCCCTCGGTACGGGCCGCCGGCCGGCCCGCCATCGACTACCTGGGCATCGCCCTGGTCGCCGTCGGCTCGAGCGCGCTGATCCTGGCCACGAGCTGGGGCGGCAACGAGTACGCCTGGAGCTCGGCGACGGTCATCGGGCTCTTCGCGGCCGGCGCGCTGGCCCTCGCGCTGTTCTGCCTGGCGGAGACGCGGGCCGCCGAACCCATGCTGCCCATGCGGCTCTTCCGCAACCCCGTCTTCACGGTGTGCTCGGTGCTCAGCTTCGTCGTCGGCTTCGCCATGCTCGGCGCGATGACCTTCCTGCCGACCTACCTCCAGTACGTGGACGGGGACTCGGCCACCCTGTCGGGCGTACGGACACTGCCGCTGGTCATCGGCCTGCTGATCGCGTCCGTCTTCAGCGGCAACGTCACCAGCAAGACCGGCCGCTACCGGATCTTCCCGATCGCCGGCTGCGCGGTGATGGGCGCCGGACTGTACCTGCTCTCGCTGATGGGGCGCGGCACCGGCGGCTGGCTGGAATCGCTGTACATGTTCGTCCTCGGCGCCGGCATCGGCCTGTGCATGCAGGTGCTCACCATCGCGGTGCAGAACACCGTGGACTACGCCGACCTCGGCACGGCGACCTCCGGCGTCACCTTCTTCCGTACGCTCGGCAGCGCCTTCGGGGCCGCGGTCTTCGGGACGATCTACGCCAACAGCCTGAAGCCCGAACTCGCCGCCGGAGTCGCCGAGGCCGCCCGGGCCACCGGCGCCGACCCGGCGCGCCTCGGCGCCGCCGCGCAGAGCCCGCAGGGGGTGCACGGGCTCGACCCGGCCGAGGCGGGCCCGGTCATCGACGCGTACGCCGACGCCCTGCACACGGTGTTCCTGTGGACGGTGCCGGTGGCGGTCGTCGGCTTCGTCGTCGCGCTCTTCCTCAAGCAGGTCCGGCTGCGCGACAGCGCCCGGGCGGGCTCGACCGACATCGGCGACGGCTTCGCCTCGCCCGCCACGGCCTCGGGGGACTCGGCCAAGCTCCTGGAGCTGGCGGTGGGCAAGCTCGTACGGAACATGGGGCCCGACACGGCACGGGCCATCGTCCACGCCTCCGACACGCGCCTGGACATGGCGGGCGCGTGGGCGGTGATGCAGGTGGACCTGCTGACCCGGACCGTGGGGCACGCCAGGCTGGGACTGATCGCGTCCCGGCTGTCGCTGCCGCCGGAGGTGCTGCTCCCGGTCTTCGACCGGATGGTGGAGGAGGGCTTCCTGACGCGGCAGAACGGCTTCTTCGCGCACACCGCGGCGGGGGAGCGCGAGGCCGCGGTGATCTCGCGGGCCTGGGCGGACTGGCTGGGCGACCGGCTGGAGCAGGACCGCGGCCGGCCGCGCAGCGAGGAGCTGCGGGCGGCGGCGGACGCGATCGCCAAGCGACTGCTGGCGGAGGACCTGGGCGAGGGCAACTTCGCGCCGCGGCAGGTGCTGCGGGGGTCCTAG
- a CDS encoding toxin-antitoxin system, toxin component, giving the protein MSIGRAQRRLCAELVAGIKLAAPVEPVDLYAALCEGMSRHRGRPVEFRMAAFPQGTASGLWLDMADRDLVVIEERTAPDHQLVILGHELWHMKAGHCSHHVDGAAVAARLLADGADLGETVRRVAARTRAEVQEETEAESFGLLLGSRCRTWLAGSKGHRPPAQRDELAGRIETSLGYRGHRNDR; this is encoded by the coding sequence GTGAGCATAGGCAGAGCGCAGCGGCGGTTGTGCGCGGAGCTGGTGGCCGGCATCAAGCTGGCCGCCCCCGTGGAACCCGTGGACCTCTACGCCGCCCTCTGCGAGGGCATGAGCAGACACCGCGGGCGCCCGGTGGAGTTCCGGATGGCCGCCTTCCCGCAGGGGACCGCCAGCGGCCTGTGGCTCGACATGGCCGACCGCGACCTGGTGGTCATCGAGGAGCGCACGGCCCCCGACCACCAGCTGGTCATCCTGGGCCACGAGCTGTGGCACATGAAGGCGGGCCACTGCAGCCACCACGTCGACGGGGCGGCCGTCGCCGCCCGTCTGCTGGCCGACGGGGCCGACCTCGGCGAGACGGTCCGCCGGGTCGCCGCCCGCACCCGCGCCGAGGTCCAGGAGGAGACGGAGGCCGAGAGCTTCGGCCTCCTGCTGGGCAGCCGGTGCCGCACCTGGCTGGCCGGCTCCAAGGGCCACCGCCCACCGGCCCAGCGGGACGAGCTGGCGGGCCGGATCGAGACCTCTCTCGGCTACCGGGGGCACAGGAACGACCGTTGA
- a CDS encoding 6-phospho-beta-glucosidase, giving the protein MRLTILGGGGFRVPLVYGALLGDHAEGRVSHVTLYDEDPARLTAMARVLADQAAAAGAADAPAVTATGNLDEALRGADFVFSAIRVGGLEGRAADERIALAEGVLGQETVGAGGVAYGLRTVPVAREIARRIARVAPGAWVINFTNPAGVVTEAMAEELGDRVIGICDSPVGLGRRIARLLGARPGEAWIDYVGLNHLGWVRGLRVGGRDELPRLLADTGALESFEEGRLFGAEWLRSLGAIPNEYLHYYYFNRDTVRAYQEAKQTRGAFLRDQQRGFYAEAGRPGQAPGAALAAWDRTRAEREATYMSENREVAGVGEREESDLESGGYEKVALALMRAIARDERATLILNVRNGSTLSVLDAEAVIEVPCLVDANGAHPVAVAPLPLHAVGLVTSVKAAEREVLAAAASGSRADAVKAFALHPLVDSVGVARRLLEGYAAEHPGLAYLR; this is encoded by the coding sequence ATGCGGTTGACCATCCTCGGCGGGGGCGGATTCCGCGTCCCGCTCGTCTACGGGGCACTGCTCGGCGACCACGCCGAGGGCCGGGTGTCCCATGTGACGCTCTACGACGAGGACCCCGCCCGGCTCACCGCCATGGCCCGGGTCCTCGCGGACCAGGCCGCGGCCGCCGGAGCGGCGGACGCCCCGGCCGTCACCGCCACCGGAAACCTGGACGAGGCCCTGCGCGGGGCCGACTTCGTCTTCTCCGCCATCCGCGTCGGCGGCCTGGAGGGGCGCGCGGCGGACGAGCGGATCGCCCTGGCCGAGGGAGTGCTGGGCCAGGAGACGGTCGGCGCGGGCGGTGTCGCGTACGGCCTGCGGACGGTGCCGGTGGCCCGGGAGATCGCGCGCAGGATCGCCCGCGTCGCCCCCGGGGCCTGGGTCATCAACTTCACCAACCCGGCCGGGGTGGTCACCGAGGCGATGGCCGAGGAGCTGGGCGATCGGGTCATCGGCATCTGCGACTCGCCCGTGGGGCTGGGCCGCCGGATCGCCCGGCTGCTCGGCGCCCGGCCCGGCGAGGCCTGGATCGACTACGTCGGCCTCAACCACCTGGGCTGGGTACGGGGCCTGCGGGTCGGCGGGCGCGACGAGCTGCCCCGGCTGCTGGCCGACACCGGGGCGCTGGAGTCCTTCGAGGAGGGACGGCTCTTCGGCGCCGAATGGCTGCGCTCGCTCGGCGCGATCCCCAACGAGTACCTGCACTACTACTACTTCAACCGTGACACGGTACGCGCCTACCAGGAGGCCAAGCAGACGCGCGGCGCCTTCCTGCGCGACCAGCAGCGCGGCTTCTACGCCGAGGCCGGCCGGCCCGGGCAGGCGCCCGGGGCGGCGCTGGCCGCCTGGGACCGGACCCGGGCGGAGCGCGAGGCCACGTACATGTCCGAGAACCGCGAGGTGGCGGGCGTCGGGGAGCGCGAGGAGAGCGACCTGGAGTCCGGCGGCTACGAGAAGGTGGCCCTCGCGCTGATGCGGGCCATCGCCCGGGACGAGCGGGCCACGCTGATCCTCAACGTCCGCAACGGCTCGACCCTGTCCGTGCTCGACGCGGAGGCGGTCATCGAGGTGCCCTGCCTGGTCGACGCGAACGGCGCCCACCCGGTGGCCGTGGCCCCGCTGCCCCTGCACGCGGTCGGGCTGGTCACCTCGGTGAAGGCGGCGGAGCGGGAGGTGCTGGCCGCCGCGGCGAGCGGCTCGCGGGCGGACGCGGTGAAGGCCTTCGCGCTGCACCCGCTGGTGGACTCCGTGGGGGTGGCCCGCAGGCTGCTGGAGGGATACGCGGCGGAGCATCCGGGCCTGGCCTACCTGCGCTGA
- a CDS encoding NAD(P)/FAD-dependent oxidoreductase, whose translation MAHVLVMGGGVAGLATALLAARRGHTAELFERDTRAPGTALDRDFFGWRRPAVPQAAQPHALLGAARTLLRTELPDVHAEMLRLGARERHELDWFDVRPPARPGDEDLVMLQARRIVLESALATALRAEPGVVLRYGEPVTGLTTLTGAGPGAEPGVRVVGVSTREGAYEGDLVVDAGGRRGGAERWLAAAGCRPGAVERHRTGLAYFCRWYRLPAGMEEGPRRPWTVTGGGFAGCAVFPADNRVFAVTLFVHTDDPTRAALRDPAVFEAAARAFPPGAAWLELGAAPLSGVLATASLDNRWSPLADGRGPVVSGMVPVGDALTHTNPTLGQGTALALWAARRVAGTARQAPGAPAFAAGYHDWALRTLKPWFDFQVVADTAIGERFAARAGRTGPARAVAALFECALEDPEVMRARARVRHLAEPPERAYADPAVRARVTRWLAAHPGYTPNAVGPDREQWERLTAPPGRPGSHPGLPSTSASS comes from the coding sequence ATGGCACATGTGCTGGTCATGGGCGGAGGGGTCGCGGGTCTGGCGACCGCCCTCCTCGCCGCCCGCCGGGGACACACCGCCGAACTGTTCGAACGCGACACCCGCGCCCCCGGCACCGCCCTCGACCGCGACTTCTTCGGCTGGCGCCGCCCGGCCGTACCGCAGGCCGCCCAGCCGCACGCCCTGCTCGGGGCCGCCCGCACCCTGCTGCGCACCGAGCTGCCCGACGTCCACGCCGAGATGCTGCGGCTCGGCGCCCGCGAACGGCACGAGCTGGACTGGTTCGACGTACGGCCGCCCGCGCGGCCAGGCGACGAGGACCTGGTCATGCTCCAGGCCCGCCGCATCGTGCTGGAGAGCGCACTGGCCACTGCCCTGCGCGCGGAGCCGGGCGTGGTGCTGCGGTACGGGGAACCGGTCACCGGGCTCACCACGCTCACGGGGGCCGGGCCGGGGGCGGAGCCCGGCGTCCGGGTCGTCGGGGTGAGCACGCGCGAGGGCGCGTACGAGGGCGACCTCGTCGTGGACGCGGGGGGCCGGCGCGGCGGCGCCGAGCGCTGGCTGGCCGCGGCCGGCTGCCGCCCGGGCGCCGTCGAACGGCACCGCACGGGCCTCGCGTACTTCTGCCGCTGGTACCGGCTGCCCGCCGGGATGGAGGAGGGGCCGCGCCGGCCCTGGACGGTGACCGGCGGCGGCTTCGCCGGCTGCGCCGTCTTCCCGGCCGACAACCGGGTCTTCGCCGTGACCCTGTTCGTGCACACCGACGACCCCACCCGCGCGGCCCTGCGCGACCCGGCCGTCTTCGAAGCCGCCGCCCGGGCCTTTCCGCCCGGCGCGGCCTGGCTGGAACTGGGGGCGGCGCCGCTGTCGGGGGTACTGGCCACCGCGAGCCTCGACAACCGGTGGAGCCCCCTGGCCGACGGGCGGGGCCCGGTGGTGAGCGGAATGGTCCCCGTCGGGGACGCCCTCACCCACACCAACCCCACCCTGGGGCAGGGAACCGCCCTCGCCCTCTGGGCCGCCCGGCGGGTGGCGGGGACGGCCCGTCAGGCCCCCGGAGCCCCGGCCTTCGCCGCCGGGTACCACGACTGGGCGCTGCGCACGCTCAAGCCGTGGTTCGACTTCCAGGTCGTCGCCGACACGGCCATCGGGGAGCGCTTCGCCGCACGGGCGGGGCGTACGGGCCCGGCGCGCGCGGTGGCCGCGCTCTTCGAGTGCGCCCTGGAGGACCCGGAGGTGATGCGGGCGCGGGCCAGGGTCCGGCACCTGGCCGAACCGCCCGAGCGCGCCTACGCGGACCCCGCGGTCCGGGCCAGGGTCACGCGCTGGCTCGCGGCCCACCCCGGCTACACCCCGAACGCGGTGGGGCCGGACCGCGAACAGTGGGAGCGGCTCACCGCGCCGCCCGGCCGGCCCGGCAGTCACCCGGGGCTGCCCAGCACCTCGGCCAGCTCATAG
- a CDS encoding helix-turn-helix transcriptional regulator, with protein sequence MTDGFPAPVAVANAPLAATVTRVAELANKMGRDPNQVFDLRRLSEASGVPTDVIRTLLDGRRAGEPDLQARFLQRLDLLRRTRVKPNGRRYTQQEIADGAGMSRQQAGALINGDRRPTMEHCDAIQRFFGVHAGFLTAHDADALTDALQRTEQQLLQDFAGRERQTVPAEVASAGDPLARLLQNHGVRGIAWRAAQLPSDKHRDKVTEWLDMLLESVKPNES encoded by the coding sequence GTGACAGACGGCTTCCCGGCTCCCGTCGCGGTGGCCAACGCGCCCCTGGCAGCGACCGTCACGCGGGTCGCTGAACTGGCGAACAAAATGGGCCGCGACCCGAACCAGGTCTTCGACCTCCGCCGGCTCTCGGAAGCCTCCGGGGTCCCCACGGACGTGATCAGGACCCTGCTCGACGGCCGGCGGGCGGGCGAACCCGATCTGCAGGCGCGCTTCCTCCAGCGCCTTGACCTGCTGCGACGGACCCGGGTCAAACCCAACGGCCGCCGCTACACGCAGCAGGAGATCGCCGACGGCGCCGGGATGTCCCGGCAGCAGGCGGGCGCCCTGATCAACGGCGACCGGCGGCCCACGATGGAACACTGCGACGCCATCCAGCGGTTCTTCGGGGTGCACGCGGGCTTCCTCACCGCCCATGACGCCGACGCCCTCACGGACGCCCTCCAGCGCACTGAGCAGCAGCTGCTCCAGGACTTCGCGGGGCGCGAGCGGCAGACCGTACCCGCCGAGGTGGCTTCGGCGGGCGATCCGCTGGCAAGACTCCTGCAGAACCACGGTGTACGGGGCATCGCCTGGCGCGCCGCCCAACTGCCCAGCGACAAGCACCGGGACAAGGTGACCGAATGGCTGGACATGCTTCTCGAAAGCGTCAAACCGAACGAATCATGA
- a CDS encoding WhiB family transcriptional regulator has translation MSMNPTAAPAWYDLALCAQTGPSFFFPEPGSSHQAAKRLCGACEGRAACLEYALANDERFGVWGGLSESERLALRPRG, from the coding sequence ATGTCGATGAACCCCACTGCCGCCCCCGCTTGGTACGACCTCGCCCTGTGCGCCCAGACGGGCCCGAGCTTCTTCTTCCCGGAGCCGGGCTCCTCGCACCAGGCCGCGAAGCGGCTGTGCGGGGCGTGCGAGGGCAGGGCGGCGTGCCTGGAGTACGCCCTGGCGAACGACGAGCGCTTCGGCGTCTGGGGCGGCCTCTCGGAGTCCGAGCGGCTCGCCCTGCGTCCGCGCGGCTGA
- a CDS encoding ATP-dependent DNA ligase — translation MDLPVMPPVKPMLAKSVGKIPPGMQYEAKWDGFRAIVHRDGDEVEIGSRTGKTLTRYFPELVAALKENLPPRCVVDGEIVIVHGGRLDFDRLTERIHPAASRVKLLAETTPASFIAFDLLALGDESLLDTPLADRRTALVHALSTARPPVHLAPATTDPALAREWFERFEGAGLDGVVAKPLDLPYRPDARLMFKIKHERTADVVLAGFRFHKSGPIVGSLLLGLYDDHGALQHVGVCAAFPMKRRAELVEELEPLRMADPEGHPWAAWAEESAHESARLPGAQSRWTGKKDLSWVPLRPERVCEVKYDHLEGDRFRHTAQFARWRPDRTPESCTYAQLEEVVGYELAEVLGSPG, via the coding sequence ATGGATCTGCCGGTCATGCCGCCCGTGAAACCGATGCTCGCCAAGTCCGTGGGCAAGATCCCGCCGGGCATGCAGTACGAGGCCAAGTGGGACGGTTTCCGGGCGATCGTGCACCGCGACGGCGACGAGGTGGAGATCGGAAGCCGCACCGGGAAGACCCTGACCAGGTACTTCCCCGAGCTGGTGGCGGCCCTGAAGGAGAATCTGCCGCCCCGCTGCGTGGTGGACGGGGAGATCGTGATCGTCCACGGCGGCCGGCTCGACTTCGACCGGCTGACCGAGCGGATCCACCCCGCCGCCTCCCGCGTGAAACTCCTCGCCGAGACCACTCCGGCGAGCTTCATCGCCTTCGATCTGCTCGCGCTCGGCGACGAGTCCCTCCTCGACACCCCGCTCGCCGACCGCCGTACCGCCCTGGTCCACGCCCTCTCCACCGCTCGGCCCCCCGTGCATCTCGCGCCCGCCACCACCGACCCCGCGCTCGCGCGGGAGTGGTTCGAACGGTTCGAAGGCGCCGGACTCGACGGGGTCGTCGCGAAACCCCTCGACCTCCCCTACCGGCCCGATGCCCGCCTCATGTTCAAGATCAAGCACGAGCGTACGGCCGATGTCGTCCTCGCCGGTTTCCGTTTCCACAAGAGCGGTCCGATTGTCGGATCGCTGCTCCTCGGCCTGTACGACGACCACGGCGCGCTCCAGCACGTGGGCGTCTGCGCCGCCTTCCCCATGAAGCGCCGCGCCGAACTGGTCGAGGAGCTCGAACCGCTGCGCATGGCGGATCCCGAAGGCCACCCCTGGGCCGCCTGGGCCGAGGAGTCGGCGCACGAGAGCGCCCGGCTCCCCGGCGCGCAGAGCCGCTGGACGGGCAAGAAGGACCTCTCCTGGGTACCCCTGCGCCCCGAACGCGTCTGCGAGGTGAAGTACGACCACCTGGAGGGCGACCGCTTCCGCCACACCGCCCAGTTCGCCCGCTGGCGCCCCGACCGGACCCCGGAAAGCTGTACGTACGCCCAGCTGGAGGAGGTCGTCGGCTATGAGCTGGCCGAGGTGCTGGGCAGCCCCGGGTGA